Genomic segment of Candidatus Palauibacter australiensis:
GCGGGCCCCGCGCGGGCCCCTGAACCCTGAGATTCGGATGAGAACGCCATGCCTGTCACGCCCGACGCCCGCGATGCCTCGACCCGTGATGCCCCGACCCCTGATGCCTCGAACGCTGCGGTCTCGCACCCCGCGGTCTTGAACGGCGACCCTGTCGGCGACGAGATCGCCGAACTCTGCGCCCACCTCGACGCCAGCCTGTATCGGCTCCTGATCCTGCTGCGCCGCTTCGATGAGGAGGAACGCTGGAGCGGGTGGCGCTCCTGCGCCCACTGGC
This window contains:
- a CDS encoding DUF222 domain-containing protein codes for the protein MPVTPDARDASTRDAPTPDASNAAVSHPAVLNGDPVGDEIAELCAHLDASLYRLLILLRRFDEEERWSGWRSCAHWLNWRAGISLGAARERLRAARCLAELPLTSAEMEKGRLSWSKVRA